The Sagittula sp. P11 genome window below encodes:
- a CDS encoding peptidoglycan-binding domain-containing protein encodes MGLKRIIIHWTGGGGRANALDTRHYHRLVEHDGRIIFGTEELADNIVTSDGDYAAHTRDLNTGSIGIAMCGMRDAIEMPFSPGPSPLTEVQVDATCALVADLCRAHGIPVTRETVLTHAEVQPTLGVRQLGKWDIARLPYKPDLVGAYPVGDYLRAKIKSFLGEAAPASNRPVLRFGDQGADVRILQEDLASLRYFSGRLDGKFAELTRAALLAFQADNGLATDAVAGQQTWAMLAKAEPRRLRDIEPADLRAEGSSTMKGGDAAEVALTGGGVLAAVPVVRDLMSDTQDLLPTLQQNWPVLLAIGALVLGYILIRQMKAARIEDARTGANVGR; translated from the coding sequence ATGGGACTGAAACGCATCATCATCCACTGGACGGGCGGCGGCGGCCGCGCCAATGCCCTCGATACCCGCCACTATCACCGCCTGGTGGAACATGACGGCCGGATCATCTTCGGCACCGAGGAGCTGGCCGACAACATCGTGACCAGCGACGGCGACTATGCCGCGCACACCCGCGATCTGAATACCGGCTCGATCGGGATTGCCATGTGCGGGATGCGGGACGCCATCGAAATGCCGTTCAGCCCCGGCCCATCGCCCCTGACGGAGGTGCAGGTGGATGCAACCTGCGCCCTTGTCGCGGATCTCTGCCGGGCGCACGGCATCCCCGTCACACGCGAGACCGTGCTGACCCATGCCGAGGTGCAGCCGACCCTGGGCGTGCGCCAGCTGGGCAAGTGGGACATCGCCCGGCTACCCTACAAGCCCGACCTCGTGGGCGCCTATCCCGTGGGCGATTACCTGCGCGCGAAGATTAAGTCGTTCCTGGGCGAGGCCGCACCCGCGAGCAACCGGCCCGTGCTGCGCTTCGGCGACCAGGGCGCGGACGTGCGCATTCTGCAGGAGGACCTGGCCAGCCTGCGCTACTTCTCCGGCCGGCTTGATGGCAAGTTTGCCGAGCTGACGCGGGCGGCGCTGCTGGCCTTCCAGGCGGACAACGGGCTGGCCACCGATGCCGTGGCAGGGCAACAGACCTGGGCGATGCTGGCAAAGGCCGAACCCCGCCGGCTGCGTGACATCGAGCCCGCGGATCTCCGGGCCGAGGGCTCCAGCACGATGAAGGGCGGCGATGCGGCCGAGGTCGCGCTGACCGGGGGTGGGGTGCTGGCTGCGGTGCCTGTCGTGCGGGATCTGATGTCAGACACTCAGGACCTGCTGCCGACCCTGCAGCAGAACTGGCCGGTGCTGCTGGCAATTGGCGCGCTGGTGCTGGGCTACATCCTGATCCGGCAGATGAAGGCCGCTCGCATCGAGGACGCGCGCACCGGCGCGAACGTGGGCCGATGA
- a CDS encoding ATP-binding protein, with product MGFKNTRLWTDALEARPEDPHCEEREMLRQQLLNMRSKVAQLVSHIPNDCRGLTVHDISHLDAMWEAAELVAGDSWSLNPAEAFVFGAAALVHDAGLTTLAYEKGREGLRETTLWKDAATGLENGDNEDAILFEVLRGLHAEQASMLCTREWKSQTSGTIYLIDDSELRLSFGETIGRIAHSHHWSPSRVQADLRETVGGSHKLPPSWVVNERKLGCLIRCADAAQVDRTRAPIMAYAALGPSGVSDLHWRAQNKLNRLTRTKDAINFTSSTSFSVDDADAWWVAYDLALLLDREIKSSNAILGDMGLESFAAARVSGVVSPAEFSERVRTTSWRPIDASIKISDPLLMARTLGGRNLYGPSQIVPFRELVQNSVDAVRAKRSLLNAGREMGSVSIVIDHHPSDSALAIVTVDDDGIGMSESTLSTTLVDFGKSFWNSEALIAEFPGLKSKKVSAIGKFGIGFFSVFEISDAVKVASRRYDRNHPA from the coding sequence ATGGGTTTTAAGAATACGAGACTTTGGACTGACGCTCTTGAAGCGCGGCCAGAGGACCCACACTGTGAAGAACGAGAAATGCTCAGGCAACAGCTGCTCAACATGCGCAGCAAAGTGGCTCAACTGGTTTCTCATATTCCGAATGACTGCAGGGGTCTCACTGTCCATGATATCTCGCATCTTGACGCAATGTGGGAAGCCGCTGAGCTCGTGGCTGGAGATAGTTGGAGCCTAAATCCCGCGGAGGCGTTTGTCTTCGGAGCTGCGGCGCTTGTCCACGATGCCGGTTTGACAACACTTGCTTATGAGAAGGGACGAGAAGGTTTGCGTGAAACCACTCTGTGGAAAGACGCGGCAACGGGTCTGGAAAACGGTGATAATGAAGACGCAATATTGTTCGAAGTCCTCCGAGGACTTCATGCAGAACAAGCTTCAATGCTTTGCACTCGAGAGTGGAAATCACAAACTTCCGGGACCATATACCTAATTGATGACAGCGAATTGCGCCTTTCATTCGGCGAAACCATCGGCAGGATTGCGCACAGTCACCATTGGAGCCCCTCGAGAGTTCAAGCAGATCTTCGCGAGACTGTCGGCGGAAGCCACAAATTGCCTCCGTCTTGGGTCGTCAATGAACGAAAACTTGGGTGTTTGATTAGATGCGCAGACGCCGCGCAAGTGGACCGAACTCGGGCGCCTATTATGGCTTATGCTGCTTTAGGACCCAGTGGGGTTTCAGATCTCCATTGGCGAGCGCAAAACAAGTTGAACCGGCTTACGCGAACCAAAGACGCTATCAACTTTACATCCTCGACATCCTTCTCTGTGGACGACGCTGATGCCTGGTGGGTAGCGTATGATCTGGCCCTACTACTTGATAGAGAAATAAAGTCGTCTAATGCGATACTTGGAGACATGGGGCTTGAAAGCTTCGCTGCTGCGCGCGTATCGGGAGTTGTTTCGCCAGCAGAGTTTTCTGAGCGGGTTCGAACAACGTCTTGGCGTCCGATTGATGCGAGCATAAAAATTTCAGACCCGCTTCTAATGGCGAGAACTTTGGGAGGGAGAAATTTGTATGGTCCCTCCCAAATTGTCCCGTTTCGAGAACTAGTACAAAATTCGGTGGACGCAGTCAGGGCGAAGCGATCTCTTCTAAACGCTGGTCGTGAAATGGGAAGTGTTTCAATTGTAATTGACCACCATCCATCAGATTCGGCTCTCGCAATTGTAACGGTTGACGATGATGGAATAGGCATGAGTGAGAGCACTTTAAGTACGACTTTGGTGGACTTTGGAAAGTCTTTCTGGAACTCTGAGGCCCTCATTGCGGAGTTTCCTGGCCTTAAGTCAAAGAAGGTGTCGGCTATTGGGAAATTTGGAATTGGGTTCTTTTCCGTCTTCGAAATTTCGGATGCGGTGAAAGTTGCTTCCCGTCGCTATGATCGTAACCATCCGGCGTAG
- a CDS encoding DUF6107 family protein: protein MQDNEWLYGAAVRVIGAMVGVMASLIMVAPEGTRNAVYRALVGITMGVIFAPLADSLPFMTWMGGDDLDAVLARSALTGFVIWWVLEVIARLLSSNDWLVSLLRETARLRSNREPRE from the coding sequence ATGCAAGACAACGAATGGCTCTATGGCGCGGCTGTGCGCGTGATCGGCGCAATGGTTGGCGTCATGGCCTCGCTCATCATGGTGGCGCCGGAGGGCACGCGGAATGCCGTTTACCGCGCGCTGGTCGGTATCACCATGGGGGTGATTTTCGCGCCGTTGGCGGACAGCTTGCCCTTCATGACCTGGATGGGCGGCGACGACCTCGATGCCGTTCTGGCGCGGTCTGCGCTGACCGGCTTTGTCATCTGGTGGGTGCTCGAAGTGATCGCGCGCCTGCTTTCATCAAACGACTGGCTGGTCAGCCTTCTTCGTGAGACGGCCCGCCTGCGGAGCAATCGGGAGCCAAGAGAATGA